A region of Alkalinema sp. FACHB-956 DNA encodes the following proteins:
- a CDS encoding nucleoside transporter C-terminal domain-containing protein gives MSGLNFLSFVGLFALCGIAWLGSENRRQIPWKVILWGLGLQLLLGLLVFQVETSRLVIELVSRNINAVLDATEAGARFLFGDLLVPDFTKPTGPIAAGRWIARTVTPAYVPVAGDRLSPENLNLGYVLAFRALPSVIFFSALMALLYNLRLIQPIVALFAKIFRRTMGLSGAEALSGAANIFVGIESALVVRPFLLDMTRSELCAILASCYGSIASTVLALYASLLRPAFPNIVGHLVSASFMAIPACFVLAKILVPETEVPRTLGGMPDKTDTEEEEIETMNPMEAVITGSLDGVKLAVAIAALLIAILGLVALVNLFFGNLAALAQSQNAALAKVGSLFKVITVQNILGALFLPLTALTGVSSSWPELWNVSVLVGRRLVETEIPSYLELARLSQAGVLSDRALVITSYILCGFAHIPSVGIFVGGFVSLIPSRRRDLSELGWKALWAATLATLMIGCIAGVFYTSGATQSIVGR, from the coding sequence GTGTCTGGGTTAAATTTCCTGTCGTTTGTGGGCCTGTTTGCCCTCTGCGGCATTGCATGGTTGGGATCGGAAAATCGCCGCCAAATTCCCTGGAAGGTGATTTTGTGGGGGCTGGGTTTGCAGCTCCTCTTAGGACTGTTGGTATTTCAGGTGGAAACCAGTCGGTTGGTGATTGAACTGGTGAGCCGCAATATTAATGCCGTTCTGGATGCAACGGAAGCCGGGGCAAGGTTTCTGTTTGGCGATTTGCTGGTACCAGATTTCACGAAGCCCACCGGGCCGATCGCAGCGGGGCGTTGGATTGCTCGCACGGTCACGCCTGCCTATGTGCCGGTTGCGGGCGATCGCCTTAGTCCGGAGAATTTAAATCTTGGCTACGTGCTGGCCTTCCGCGCCTTACCCTCAGTCATCTTTTTCTCAGCATTGATGGCCTTGCTCTACAATTTGCGCCTGATTCAACCGATCGTGGCGCTCTTTGCCAAAATTTTCCGCCGCACCATGGGCCTGAGCGGAGCCGAAGCGCTGAGCGGAGCCGCCAATATTTTTGTGGGCATTGAGTCGGCCTTGGTGGTGCGTCCGTTTTTGCTGGACATGACCCGCAGTGAACTCTGTGCCATTCTCGCCTCCTGCTACGGCAGCATTGCTTCCACCGTGTTGGCGCTGTATGCCAGTCTGTTGCGGCCTGCCTTCCCGAATATTGTGGGGCACCTGGTATCCGCCTCGTTCATGGCTATTCCCGCCTGTTTTGTCCTGGCTAAGATTCTCGTCCCAGAAACAGAGGTTCCCCGAACCCTGGGTGGCATGCCGGACAAAACCGACACCGAAGAGGAAGAAATCGAAACAATGAACCCGATGGAGGCGGTGATCACGGGTTCCCTAGACGGTGTGAAGTTAGCCGTGGCGATCGCGGCGTTACTGATTGCCATTCTGGGCTTGGTCGCGTTGGTCAATCTCTTCTTCGGGAATCTAGCAGCCCTGGCCCAAAGTCAGAATGCGGCTCTCGCCAAGGTCGGTAGCCTATTCAAAGTCATCACTGTACAAAATATTTTGGGGGCACTGTTTTTACCCTTAACCGCTCTCACAGGGGTTTCCAGCAGTTGGCCGGAACTGTGGAATGTGTCGGTTTTGGTGGGTCGCCGCTTGGTGGAAACGGAAATTCCGTCCTACTTGGAATTGGCGCGACTGTCCCAAGCTGGGGTGCTGAGCGATCGGGCCTTGGTGATCACGAGTTATATCCTCTGCGGCTTTGCCCATATTCCTTCGGTGGGAATTTTTGTGGGTGGCTTTGTCAGCCTGATTCCATCCCGCCGTAGGGATCTGAGCGAACTGGGTTGGAAGGCACTCTGGGCTGCAACCTTAGCCACGTTGATGATCGGGTGTATTGCTGGGGTGTTTTATACCAGTGGGGCAACTCAGTCGATCGTGGGGCGTTAA
- a CDS encoding DUF2459 domain-containing protein, protein MKRLHRVGLHTSMDLPTIRLHRLERNRLTLHRLIKWVGIASGTIVALSSLAAVLPRRWGYQPLRCEASPYRVYVAGEALHVNLILPVQNEAFDWRGFLDLKTIGSETRGNYQYLKFGWGDRDFYRNTPSLQQLKVSRTLRSLFWPGNPTTMHVQGYDQLPNDAGVDLRCIGVSRADYLNLVAYLKGSFQLNQGKPIRIQNAFSPTSGFYEGTGHYSLARTCNTWAAQALDAAQINAPWWSAIAQPIMYQLPKPSP, encoded by the coding sequence ATGAAGCGATTACATCGAGTGGGGTTACACACCTCCATGGATTTGCCGACGATTCGTCTCCATCGGCTAGAACGAAACCGACTGACCCTCCACCGACTCATTAAGTGGGTGGGAATTGCCAGTGGGACGATCGTCGCTCTGAGTTCCCTGGCTGCCGTTCTTCCCCGTCGTTGGGGCTACCAACCGTTACGTTGTGAAGCCAGTCCCTATCGGGTCTACGTGGCGGGAGAAGCGTTACATGTCAATCTGATCCTGCCCGTCCAAAATGAAGCGTTTGATTGGCGCGGGTTCCTAGACTTAAAAACGATCGGTTCCGAGACCCGTGGCAATTATCAATATTTAAAATTCGGCTGGGGCGATCGGGACTTCTATAGGAATACGCCCAGCTTGCAGCAACTGAAAGTGAGTCGAACGCTGCGATCGCTGTTTTGGCCGGGAAATCCCACCACGATGCATGTGCAGGGCTACGACCAACTCCCCAACGACGCTGGGGTTGATCTACGTTGCATTGGCGTCAGTCGAGCCGATTACTTAAATCTCGTGGCCTACCTCAAAGGCTCCTTTCAGCTCAACCAAGGGAAACCCATCCGGATCCAAAATGCCTTTTCTCCCACCAGTGGCTTTTATGAAGGGACGGGGCATTATTCCCTGGCGAGAACCTGTAATACCTGGGCAGCCCAAGCTTTAGATGCTGCCCAAATCAACGCGCCTTGGTGGTCAGCCATTGCCCAACCGATTATGTACCAACTGCCCAAGCCCTCGCCCTAG
- a CDS encoding response regulator transcription factor: MKILIVEDEAEIAQLIQLYLEKEGFICRSCRDGRSALQVFQDMQPDLIILDLMIPELDGLEVCARIRQKPGAKDPYILMLTAKGEEIDRIIGLSTGADDYMVKPFSPKELVARVRALLRRSLRQGGQTQTYQTASFTIDVDQRSATRHLPEQPPESLDLTTLEFDLLATFLSYPGRVWNRSQLIDKLWGSDFFGDERVVDTHIARLRKKIEPDPSSPTFVKTVIGVGYKFEDAS, translated from the coding sequence ATGAAAATCCTGATCGTGGAAGACGAAGCCGAAATTGCCCAACTGATTCAGCTTTACCTAGAAAAGGAAGGTTTTATCTGTCGTTCCTGCCGGGATGGCCGATCGGCGCTCCAGGTGTTTCAGGACATGCAGCCCGATTTGATCATTCTGGACTTGATGATTCCGGAATTAGATGGGTTAGAAGTCTGTGCGCGGATTCGGCAAAAACCAGGAGCCAAGGATCCCTACATTCTGATGTTGACCGCGAAGGGCGAAGAAATCGATCGCATCATCGGGCTATCCACCGGAGCCGATGACTATATGGTGAAGCCCTTCAGTCCCAAGGAATTAGTCGCACGGGTACGGGCCTTACTGCGGCGATCGCTGCGCCAAGGGGGACAAACCCAGACCTACCAAACCGCTAGCTTTACAATCGACGTGGATCAACGATCGGCCACTCGCCATTTACCAGAGCAGCCGCCGGAATCCCTAGATCTGACCACGCTAGAATTTGATCTGTTGGCCACGTTCCTCAGCTATCCCGGTCGGGTTTGGAACCGTAGCCAACTGATTGATAAATTGTGGGGCAGCGATTTCTTTGGTGATGAGCGGGTAGTGGATACCCACATTGCCCGCCTGCGGAAAAAGATTGAACCCGATCCCTCCAGCCCCACCTTTGTCAAAACGGTGATTGGGGTCGGATACAAATTTGAAGATGCCAGCTAG
- a CDS encoding HAMP domain-containing sensor histidine kinase — MPALGLRARLFLSHIVVMVVGIGTLLAIGKYYSPQLFVEHLQTMEFQGFTLYAVKRRLVDGFESAWSRGAFWSMILGGSASGFLSYLVSKRIVQPLIQMQRITQKFAAGNLEERMPASDIPELNRFADSFNRMALALEDVEQRRRDLVSDLTHELRTPLTIVEGYLEGMADGTIDPTPEIYDRLARETGRLKRLVNDLQELSKAEAGYLPTNPRSFEIWPLLNALVQRFSDQLIEGEIDLQLDGSQDLPNVYADPERVEQVLVNLIGNALRYTPAGYVIVRAWAQSGMLWVAVEDTGKGIAQEDLPHVFERFWRSDRSRNRNSGGTGIGLAISRRLVELQKGTITVQSELGKGSTFAFSLPIAKKGNA; from the coding sequence ATGCCAGCACTTGGACTTCGGGCCAGACTCTTTTTGTCCCACATTGTGGTCATGGTGGTGGGCATTGGAACCCTTTTGGCGATCGGGAAGTACTATTCTCCACAGTTATTTGTCGAACACCTGCAAACCATGGAGTTTCAGGGGTTTACGCTCTATGCCGTCAAACGGCGGTTGGTGGATGGGTTTGAATCCGCCTGGAGCCGGGGGGCCTTTTGGTCGATGATTTTGGGCGGCAGTGCCTCGGGCTTTTTGAGCTACCTGGTGTCCAAACGCATTGTGCAGCCGTTGATCCAAATGCAGCGGATTACCCAGAAGTTTGCCGCCGGAAACCTGGAAGAACGTATGCCCGCCAGCGATATTCCGGAACTGAACCGCTTCGCCGACAGCTTTAACCGGATGGCCTTGGCGTTGGAAGATGTGGAGCAGCGCCGCCGGGATCTCGTGAGTGATCTGACCCACGAGTTACGCACCCCCTTAACGATCGTGGAAGGCTACCTAGAAGGCATGGCCGATGGCACGATCGACCCCACCCCGGAAATCTACGATCGGCTAGCGCGGGAAACTGGACGCCTGAAACGATTAGTCAACGATTTACAAGAACTTTCTAAAGCAGAAGCCGGCTATTTACCCACCAATCCCCGTTCCTTTGAGATTTGGCCGTTGCTCAATGCCCTCGTGCAGCGCTTTTCCGACCAGCTAATTGAAGGTGAAATAGATCTTCAATTGGATGGTTCTCAAGATTTACCGAATGTCTATGCTGATCCAGAACGGGTGGAGCAAGTCTTGGTCAATTTGATCGGGAACGCCCTCCGGTACACCCCCGCCGGCTATGTGATCGTTCGGGCTTGGGCGCAATCAGGCATGCTCTGGGTTGCCGTGGAAGATACCGGCAAAGGTATTGCCCAAGAGGATTTACCCCACGTATTCGAGCGGTTTTGGCGATCGGATCGATCGCGGAATCGTAATTCTGGCGGCACGGGAATTGGGCTGGCGATCTCACGGCGCTTGGTCGAGTTGCAAAAGGGTACCATTACCGTCCAAAGCGAATTGGGGAAAGGCAGCACCTTTGCCTTTTCTCTACCGATCGCGAAAAAGGGTAATGCGTAG
- a CDS encoding glycosyltransferase, whose product MKKMIRRLQSRSRAWLDRTANTALLTPIAPMSGGLLTSLSTDDSPPPPPHLAEAVIVLPVYNEQACIERTLNAIDAYLENHPNYIFLFVNDGSRDRTPMMISDHIRTAGHQQIQLLSYHPQGGKGHAIRRGMWCSQSELPGDFFCFLDSDLAYSLDHLDLLIEKLYDHDVVIGCRNQVAVSLRRVSPLRKVAGKIYNGFSRAILGLDYRDMQAGLKGFRRETAQVLFDQQRLTGFSFDVELIYLAHKWGFSIGEIPATVSKSHQAKVSKVNLLQDSLKMLIDLLKIRWNDLLGRYC is encoded by the coding sequence ATGAAAAAAATGATCCGTCGTTTGCAATCTCGATCGCGGGCTTGGCTCGATCGCACAGCCAACACAGCCCTTCTTACACCGATCGCGCCAATGTCCGGTGGCCTCCTGACTTCGCTATCCACTGACGATTCCCCCCCCCCCCCGCCCCATCTAGCCGAAGCGGTGATTGTGCTCCCGGTCTACAACGAACAAGCCTGCATTGAACGCACCCTCAACGCGATCGATGCCTATCTGGAAAACCACCCCAACTATATTTTCCTCTTCGTTAACGATGGATCCCGCGATCGGACGCCCATGATGATCAGCGACCATATCCGCACTGCGGGGCATCAGCAGATTCAACTCCTGTCCTACCATCCCCAGGGGGGGAAAGGTCATGCCATTCGCAGGGGAATGTGGTGCAGTCAGTCCGAGCTTCCCGGTGATTTTTTCTGTTTTCTGGATAGCGATCTGGCCTATTCCCTGGATCACCTGGATCTGTTGATTGAAAAGCTCTACGACCACGATGTCGTGATCGGCTGCCGCAATCAGGTGGCCGTGAGTCTGCGACGGGTCAGCCCCTTGCGCAAAGTGGCAGGCAAAATTTACAACGGATTTTCTCGGGCAATCCTTGGGCTGGACTATCGCGATATGCAAGCCGGACTCAAGGGGTTTCGCCGCGAGACTGCCCAGGTTCTGTTTGACCAACAACGGTTAACAGGGTTTTCCTTTGATGTTGAGCTCATCTACCTGGCCCATAAGTGGGGCTTCTCGATCGGGGAAATTCCTGCTACAGTGTCCAAGTCTCATCAGGCCAAAGTGTCTAAGGTTAACCTGTTGCAGGACTCGCTAAAGATGCTAATCGACCTGCTGAAGATCCGTTGGAATGACCTGTTAGGACGATATTGCTAG
- the accC gene encoding acetyl-CoA carboxylase biotin carboxylase subunit, which translates to MQFSKILIANRGEIALRIIRTCEEMGIATVAVHSTIDRNSLHVQLADEAVCIGEPPSNKSYLNIPNIIAAALTRNATAIHPGYGFLAENARFAEICADHKIVFIGPSPDSIRSMGDKSTAKKTMQRVGVPTVPGSKGLVETEEEARTIARSIGYPVIIKATAGGGGRGMRLVHGEEELSKSFLAAQGEAEAAFGNSGVYIEKFVQNPRHIEFQILADSHGNVIHLGERECSIQRRHQKLLEESPSCALTPELREKMGTAAVLAAKAINYVGAGTVEFLLDQSGEFYFMEMNTRIQVEHPVTEMVTGVDLIAEQIRIAQGEKLHLTQEQIQLKGHAIECRVNAEDPEHNFRPSPGRISGYLPPSGPGVRMDSHVYTDYEIPPYYDSLIGKLIVWAEDRPSAIRRMKRALRECAVTGLPTTIAFHQKILETPEFQQGDIYTNFVDKVMFQRG; encoded by the coding sequence ATGCAGTTTTCCAAAATTTTGATTGCTAATCGGGGTGAAATCGCGTTGCGGATTATTCGCACCTGCGAAGAGATGGGGATTGCCACTGTGGCTGTCCATTCCACGATCGATCGTAATTCGCTGCATGTCCAATTGGCTGATGAAGCCGTTTGTATTGGCGAGCCCCCAAGCAATAAAAGCTATCTCAACATTCCCAACATCATTGCAGCCGCGCTCACTCGGAATGCCACCGCCATTCATCCCGGCTATGGCTTTTTGGCAGAAAATGCCCGCTTCGCAGAGATTTGCGCCGATCACAAGATTGTGTTCATTGGCCCGTCGCCGGATTCGATTCGATCGATGGGCGACAAGTCCACTGCCAAGAAAACCATGCAGCGGGTAGGGGTGCCGACGGTTCCCGGTAGTAAAGGCTTGGTGGAAACGGAAGAAGAAGCCCGCACCATTGCCCGGTCGATCGGCTATCCCGTGATTATTAAAGCCACAGCAGGCGGCGGCGGACGGGGAATGCGCCTCGTGCATGGGGAGGAGGAACTGTCAAAATCCTTCCTCGCGGCCCAGGGGGAAGCTGAAGCGGCCTTTGGCAACTCCGGGGTGTACATTGAGAAATTTGTGCAAAATCCCCGCCACATCGAGTTCCAAATTCTGGCGGACAGTCACGGCAATGTGATCCACCTAGGTGAACGGGAATGCTCCATCCAACGGCGGCACCAAAAGCTCTTGGAAGAATCGCCCAGTTGCGCCCTGACGCCGGAACTGCGGGAAAAAATGGGAACGGCTGCTGTGCTGGCGGCCAAGGCCATCAACTATGTTGGGGCGGGAACCGTGGAATTTCTGCTGGATCAGTCCGGGGAGTTCTACTTCATGGAAATGAATACCCGGATTCAAGTGGAGCATCCTGTGACGGAAATGGTGACAGGGGTGGATCTGATTGCTGAGCAGATCCGCATTGCCCAGGGTGAGAAGCTGCATCTGACCCAGGAGCAGATCCAGCTTAAGGGCCACGCGATCGAATGTCGGGTCAATGCAGAGGATCCAGAACACAACTTCCGGCCCAGCCCTGGACGAATTAGCGGCTATTTGCCCCCCAGTGGCCCCGGTGTCCGCATGGATTCCCACGTCTACACCGACTACGAAATTCCGCCCTACTATGATTCCCTGATTGGCAAACTGATTGTTTGGGCTGAGGATCGCCCTTCGGCGATTCGGCGCATGAAGCGCGCTTTGCGGGAATGTGCCGTGACGGGCCTACCTACCACGATCGCCTTTCACCAAAAAATCCTAGAAACCCCTGAATTCCAACAGGGCGATATTTACACCAACTTTGTGGATAAGGTGATGTTTCAGCGGGGCTAG
- a CDS encoding Gfo/Idh/MocA family oxidoreductase → MVEGMRKSPIGVGLIGTGYAAKVRADAINAESRAQLIGVAGHTRDKLEAFAHACQTQAFDSWQGVINSSAVDLVVISNLNAEHGAIARAALFAGKHVVVEYPLALDVSEAESLIALAENRQRLLHVEHIELMGGVHQSLLENLPKIGNPFYARYATVNPQRPAPQKWTFNHQLFGFPLTGALSRLHRFTHAFGKVASVSCRVNYQHTDGVDPAYYSSCLCSAQLQFQQGLVLDVIYGKGEALWQAERKLEVHGSQGGLIFDGDEGYLATPAGSQPLTVSARRGLFAKDTTAVLDHLLEGKPLYVTVQESLYTLKVAEAARRSAEIGQVVEIPVS, encoded by the coding sequence ATGGTAGAGGGAATGCGCAAATCCCCGATCGGGGTGGGACTCATTGGCACAGGTTATGCGGCCAAAGTGCGAGCAGATGCCATTAATGCAGAATCCCGCGCGCAATTAATCGGCGTGGCAGGGCATACCCGCGACAAATTAGAGGCATTTGCCCACGCCTGCCAAACCCAAGCCTTTGACTCCTGGCAAGGGGTTATCAATTCATCGGCGGTGGATCTAGTCGTCATTTCCAACTTGAATGCCGAGCATGGGGCGATCGCTCGGGCTGCGCTGTTTGCGGGGAAGCATGTGGTTGTGGAATATCCCTTGGCCCTGGATGTCTCGGAAGCGGAATCCTTGATTGCCCTAGCGGAAAATCGGCAACGACTGCTGCATGTGGAGCATATTGAACTGATGGGCGGTGTGCATCAGTCGCTGCTGGAGAATTTGCCCAAGATTGGGAATCCCTTCTACGCCCGCTACGCCACGGTGAACCCCCAACGGCCTGCCCCTCAGAAATGGACGTTTAATCATCAACTCTTTGGATTTCCTTTAACAGGTGCCTTATCCCGGCTGCATCGATTTACCCATGCCTTTGGCAAAGTGGCGTCGGTCAGTTGTCGGGTCAATTATCAGCACACCGATGGGGTTGATCCCGCCTACTACAGCAGTTGCCTCTGTTCAGCGCAACTCCAATTCCAGCAAGGATTAGTTCTAGATGTGATCTACGGCAAGGGGGAAGCGCTGTGGCAAGCGGAGCGCAAATTGGAAGTCCACGGCAGTCAGGGCGGTTTAATTTTTGATGGCGATGAGGGCTATTTAGCGACCCCAGCAGGCAGTCAACCCTTAACCGTGAGTGCCCGCCGAGGCTTATTTGCCAAGGACACAACCGCCGTTTTAGATCACTTACTGGAGGGCAAACCGCTGTATGTCACGGTGCAGGAAAGTTTGTATACCTTGAAGGTGGCAGAAGCGGCTCGACGATCGGCGGAAATTGGGCAAGTCGTTGAAATTCCTGTTTCTTGA
- a CDS encoding electron transporter translates to MFAPIVVLVRNFLGSERFVALRGKAIAQHSKVITNVCNTLGIDRTQRQNLIRLARDNGKRLGLLA, encoded by the coding sequence ATGTTTGCACCGATCGTGGTTTTGGTTCGTAACTTCTTGGGTAGCGAGCGCTTCGTGGCGTTACGGGGTAAGGCGATCGCGCAACATTCCAAAGTGATTACCAACGTTTGCAACACTCTGGGCATCGATCGCACCCAGCGGCAAAACCTCATCCGTCTAGCCCGCGACAACGGCAAGCGTTTGGGTCTGCTGGCCTAG
- a CDS encoding DUF2079 domain-containing protein, with product MNPLLAVHKLKSHLQAVWQSPDRLGARRMLGLSCIFFSLLLFFSLHRYFTFYSSYDHGLFNQLFWNNLHGHWFQSSLTSGNSVESLQDGVIPRVNFLHLGQHFVVDFLLWLPLYAIAPHPITLTVLQVGLMTIGGWLLYSLARCYLSPERSLWITGSYYAANAVIAPTLANFYEHCQIPLFAFGMLLAFEKRRWLWFAAAIVALLGIREEVGGMILCGFGLYLLSSRRSPKLGVALCAIAFSYVALVTNWILPQFSTDNSRLYLATRFRQFVQSDNPSTLEVLWGIVTHPIQFLSSVFWPIDRRIAYLLRHWLSLGMISALSPATWVLTSVPLLSLFLQSGISALSISLRYALVVVPGLFYGAILWWAAHPQQFTPKFRKGWLMGIVLSIVLTMTSNPNRAFSWLIPDSIRPWVYVSLPQQWHHAQAIQGVLRQIPDRASVSATTYLIPHLSSRRALLRLPARSIWDDRGQLLESDYLVADFWQMLQYQPAFKEDQTALARILPLFDEAIGAHLYGLVTVQEGVVLLAKGQPNQAAALQQWEQFRQQEPLQPFAR from the coding sequence GTGAACCCTCTCCTTGCAGTGCACAAGCTGAAAAGTCACCTTCAGGCTGTTTGGCAGAGTCCCGATCGGCTGGGAGCCCGACGAATGCTGGGGCTCAGTTGCATTTTCTTTAGCCTGTTGCTCTTTTTTTCCCTGCATCGCTATTTCACGTTCTACAGTTCCTATGACCACGGCCTGTTTAACCAACTGTTTTGGAATAACCTGCACGGCCACTGGTTCCAAAGTTCCCTAACGTCCGGGAATTCCGTGGAATCTTTGCAGGATGGTGTGATTCCACGGGTCAATTTTCTGCACCTGGGCCAGCATTTTGTGGTGGATTTTCTCCTCTGGCTGCCCTTGTACGCGATCGCGCCCCATCCCATTACCCTAACTGTCTTGCAAGTGGGATTAATGACGATCGGGGGATGGTTGCTCTACAGCTTGGCGCGGTGCTATCTGTCGCCGGAGCGATCGCTGTGGATTACAGGAAGCTATTACGCGGCCAATGCGGTGATCGCACCGACCTTAGCCAACTTTTATGAACATTGCCAAATTCCGCTGTTTGCCTTTGGGATGCTGCTGGCCTTTGAAAAGCGGCGCTGGCTGTGGTTTGCAGCGGCGATCGTAGCCCTGCTAGGCATCCGAGAAGAAGTGGGGGGCATGATTCTCTGCGGGTTTGGGCTGTATTTACTCTCCAGCCGTCGATCGCCCAAGCTAGGGGTCGCCCTCTGTGCGATCGCCTTTAGTTACGTGGCCCTCGTCACCAATTGGATTCTGCCGCAGTTTTCTACCGATAATTCCCGGCTCTATCTAGCAACGCGCTTTCGTCAGTTTGTCCAGTCTGACAATCCCAGCACTCTGGAAGTCTTGTGGGGAATTGTCACCCATCCGATTCAGTTCCTCAGCAGTGTGTTTTGGCCGATCGATCGACGCATTGCCTACCTATTGCGCCATTGGCTATCGTTGGGCATGATTTCCGCGCTATCGCCAGCGACCTGGGTGTTGACCAGTGTGCCGCTGTTGTCGTTGTTCCTGCAATCGGGCATTTCCGCCCTCTCCATCAGCCTGCGCTACGCCTTGGTGGTGGTGCCGGGACTGTTCTATGGCGCAATTCTCTGGTGGGCAGCCCATCCGCAACAATTTACGCCGAAATTCCGCAAGGGTTGGCTGATGGGCATTGTGCTGTCGATCGTCCTGACGATGACCTCGAATCCCAATCGGGCTTTTTCCTGGCTGATTCCCGATTCGATTCGGCCTTGGGTCTACGTTTCCCTACCGCAACAGTGGCACCATGCCCAAGCGATTCAAGGGGTTCTCCGCCAAATTCCCGATCGGGCTAGCGTGTCTGCCACAACCTACCTGATTCCCCACCTGTCCAGTCGGCGGGCCTTACTGCGGCTACCGGCGCGATCGATCTGGGACGATCGGGGCCAACTGCTGGAAAGCGACTATCTAGTAGCTGACTTTTGGCAAATGTTGCAGTATCAACCAGCTTTTAAGGAGGATCAAACCGCCCTAGCCAGAATTCTGCCCCTGTTTGATGAAGCGATCGGGGCTCATCTCTACGGCTTGGTCACCGTGCAGGAAGGGGTCGTGCTGCTAGCCAAAGGTCAGCCCAATCAAGCAGCCGCTCTGCAACAATGGGAACAATTTCGCCAGCAGGAGCCCCTCCAGCCATTTGCCCGATAG
- a CDS encoding Uma2 family endonuclease produces MLFRKKPVATEKRVLLKNISWAKLEELLAELGSDREAHLTYDRGRLEMMTPLEEHDRCNRLLESLLLVVADEMGDSLVSPGNVLLLQPEIGLAVQPMACYYLDNAPSLPPSGKLDVTQVPPPDIAIEIALQEPDSPKRLALYEAMGVPEVWQYVTTVGDEVLKGNLKIWALDRDGYGPVETSPAYEFLSTARISEFLAESETLGLARALTLLRSWVKTQG; encoded by the coding sequence ATGCTATTTCGCAAAAAGCCTGTCGCTACAGAAAAGCGTGTTCTGCTGAAAAATATTTCCTGGGCGAAGTTAGAAGAATTACTGGCAGAACTGGGCAGCGATCGGGAAGCCCATTTGACCTACGATCGCGGGCGTCTGGAAATGATGACGCCTTTAGAGGAGCACGATCGCTGCAATCGCCTCCTGGAATCTTTGTTGCTGGTGGTTGCCGATGAGATGGGTGATTCTCTGGTCAGTCCCGGCAATGTCCTGCTGCTGCAACCGGAGATCGGGCTGGCTGTACAACCCATGGCTTGTTATTACCTAGACAATGCACCCTCGCTCCCCCCATCCGGCAAACTTGATGTGACCCAAGTGCCTCCACCGGATATCGCGATCGAGATCGCCTTGCAGGAGCCGGATAGTCCCAAGCGATTGGCCCTGTACGAAGCCATGGGAGTCCCGGAAGTCTGGCAGTATGTCACCACCGTGGGCGATGAGGTCTTGAAGGGGAATTTGAAAATTTGGGCCCTCGATCGTGATGGATATGGGCCTGTGGAAACCAGTCCTGCCTATGAATTCCTAAGCACGGCAAGAATCAGTGAGTTCCTCGCCGAAAGCGAAACCCTAGGGCTGGCAAGAGCGCTCACCCTGCTGCGATCGTGGGTCAAAACCCAAGGGTAA
- a CDS encoding YdcF family protein encodes MFLFLSKLLPLFIYPLGLALWMLVAAIVLILRKRSRLALIPIALSALILLVSSSGAFSSFLVRSLEKQNLPQPLPNAQAIVVLGGATQSALPPRPWVEMSDEGDRVLYAAKLYREGKAPKVILSGGRIGWRGPGISEAADMATFMETMGVPRSAMLLEPNSLNTRENAVNVQKIAEQNQISQLLLVTSAMHMPRSLMIFRKLGMNPIPATTDFIVTTPNQPPSVQSFLLNLLPEAENLRSTTRAIKEYVGMVIYWIKGWI; translated from the coding sequence ATGTTTTTGTTTCTTTCTAAGCTACTGCCACTGTTTATTTATCCATTGGGGCTCGCACTATGGATGTTAGTGGCTGCGATCGTGCTAATTTTGCGTAAACGATCGCGATTGGCTCTGATTCCGATCGCCCTATCGGCTTTAATCCTGCTGGTCAGTAGTAGCGGAGCCTTTAGTTCTTTCTTAGTGCGATCGCTGGAGAAACAAAATCTCCCCCAACCGTTGCCCAATGCCCAAGCGATCGTGGTGTTAGGCGGAGCCACCCAATCGGCCTTACCACCGCGCCCCTGGGTGGAAATGTCCGATGAGGGCGATCGGGTACTCTATGCCGCCAAACTGTACCGGGAAGGTAAAGCGCCTAAAGTAATTCTCAGTGGCGGACGCATTGGCTGGCGCGGCCCTGGCATTTCCGAAGCGGCGGATATGGCGACTTTTATGGAAACGATGGGCGTGCCCCGATCGGCCATGCTGTTGGAACCCAACTCCCTCAACACCCGCGAAAATGCGGTTAATGTCCAGAAAATTGCTGAGCAAAACCAGATTTCTCAGCTGTTGTTGGTAACTTCGGCGATGCATATGCCGCGATCGTTGATGATTTTCCGCAAGCTCGGCATGAATCCTATTCCGGCGACAACGGACTTTATTGTCACGACGCCAAATCAGCCGCCCAGCGTCCAAAGCTTCTTGCTGAATCTGTTACCAGAAGCCGAAAACCTGCGATCGACCACTCGCGCCATCAAAGAATATGTCGGGATGGTGATCTACTGGATCAAAGGCTGGATCTAG